In the genome of Streptomyces racemochromogenes, one region contains:
- a CDS encoding HAMP domain-containing sensor histidine kinase: MLRTKITLVVVAAAGLAMLFAAFTSYRGIGVLVGDELERGLEDRAGAVVALLDAGRTPPARPGTTEQVLLADGSVRPGPASRLPVSEAAARVARTGAGSSREDVVVEGTEYGILTLPLPAGGAVMVAQSYSGAAALDRGFMWRITWTTAAATAVAALLSWWVLGRILRPVNRLVGAAHRISTTQDLEADLPPAGRDEIGRLTRSFEAMLDALRRSRAQQRQLVEDAGHELRTPLTSVRGSAELLQRARGRLAPGDEEQILATLVRETVALDDLVREVVELATDRHTGERPEAVDLAEAAEDAAHRCRRRTGRPVTVDAARGGTVYARPRAVQRCLDNLLSNAVKFSPPGSPVLVRVDGPRVQVHDRGPGIPAGQERAVFDRFHRGPGTQGTPGSGLGLAIVHELVSADGGTVFARTADGGGAVVGLRLPARAPGA, from the coding sequence ATGCTCCGTACGAAGATCACGCTGGTGGTCGTCGCGGCCGCGGGCCTGGCGATGCTGTTCGCCGCCTTCACCTCCTACCGGGGCATCGGTGTCCTCGTCGGGGACGAACTCGAACGCGGTCTGGAGGACCGGGCCGGGGCCGTGGTCGCCCTGCTCGACGCCGGCCGCACCCCGCCCGCCCGGCCGGGCACGACCGAGCAGGTCCTGCTCGCCGACGGGAGCGTCCGCCCCGGCCCCGCCTCCCGCCTGCCGGTGTCCGAGGCGGCCGCGCGGGTGGCCCGTACGGGCGCGGGCAGCAGCCGGGAGGACGTGGTCGTGGAGGGCACGGAGTACGGGATCCTCACCCTGCCGCTCCCGGCCGGCGGGGCGGTCATGGTGGCGCAGAGCTACAGCGGTGCCGCAGCCCTCGACCGGGGGTTCATGTGGCGGATCACCTGGACCACGGCCGCCGCCACCGCGGTGGCCGCGCTCCTGAGCTGGTGGGTCCTGGGCCGGATCCTGCGGCCCGTGAACCGCCTGGTCGGCGCCGCGCACCGGATCAGCACCACCCAGGACCTGGAGGCCGACCTGCCGCCCGCCGGGCGGGACGAGATCGGCCGGCTCACCCGCAGCTTCGAGGCCATGCTGGACGCGCTGCGCCGCTCCCGCGCCCAGCAGCGCCAGCTGGTCGAGGACGCCGGGCACGAGCTGCGCACCCCGCTGACCTCGGTGCGCGGCAGCGCCGAACTGCTCCAGCGGGCCCGGGGGCGGCTCGCCCCCGGGGACGAGGAGCAGATCCTCGCGACCCTGGTCCGCGAGACGGTGGCCCTGGACGACCTGGTCCGGGAGGTCGTCGAGCTGGCCACCGACCGCCACACCGGGGAGCGGCCCGAGGCGGTCGACCTCGCGGAGGCGGCCGAGGACGCCGCCCACCGCTGCCGCCGGCGCACGGGACGCCCCGTCACGGTCGACGCGGCGCGGGGCGGGACCGTGTACGCCCGGCCGCGCGCGGTGCAGCGGTGCCTGGACAACCTGCTGAGCAACGCCGTGAAGTTCAGCCCGCCCGGCAGCCCGGTCCTGGTCCGGGTGGACGGGCCGCGGGTCCAGGTCCACGACCGGGGGCCGGGGATCCCGGCGGGCCAGGAACGGGCCGTCTTCGACCGCTTCCACCGGGGGCCCGGCACCCAGGGCACGCCGGGGTCCGGACTGGGCCTGGCCATCGTCCACGAGCTGGTCTCGGCTGACGGGGGCACCGTGTTCGCCCGCACGGCCGACGGCGGCGGAGCGGTCGTGGGCCTGCGCCTGCCGGCCCGGGCTCCCGGGGCCTGA
- a CDS encoding response regulator transcription factor codes for MTDAITAHRRTVLVVEDDPGVRSTLDQLLRFEGYRVVQAADGLQGLAAVDREEPDLALVDVVMPGLDGLSLCRTLRRRGDRLPVLVLTARDQVGDRVAGLDAGADDYLAKPFATDELLARIRALLRRTEPGPAAPGVLAAGDLVLDPGARSAVRGSLVLDLTKTEFDVLELLLTHQGAVLTRGQIYERIWGFDFDTSSRSLDVYIGYLRRKTEEGGAPRIVHTVRNVGYTVRPA; via the coding sequence ATGACTGACGCGATCACGGCGCACCGCCGCACGGTGCTGGTCGTCGAGGACGATCCGGGCGTACGCAGCACCCTGGACCAGCTGCTGCGCTTCGAGGGGTACCGGGTGGTGCAGGCGGCCGACGGGCTCCAGGGCCTGGCGGCGGTGGACCGGGAGGAGCCGGACCTGGCCCTGGTGGACGTGGTCATGCCCGGACTGGACGGGCTGTCGCTGTGCCGGACCCTGCGTCGGCGCGGCGACCGGCTGCCGGTCCTGGTGCTGACCGCCCGCGACCAGGTCGGCGACCGGGTGGCCGGCCTGGACGCGGGCGCGGACGACTACCTCGCCAAACCCTTCGCCACGGACGAACTCCTCGCCCGGATCAGGGCGTTGCTGCGGCGCACCGAGCCGGGGCCGGCCGCCCCCGGGGTGCTCGCCGCCGGGGACCTGGTCCTGGACCCGGGCGCGCGCAGCGCCGTCCGGGGAAGCCTGGTCCTGGACCTGACGAAGACGGAGTTCGACGTCCTGGAGCTGCTCCTGACGCACCAGGGCGCCGTGTTGACGCGCGGTCAGATCTACGAGCGCATCTGGGGCTTCGACTTCGACACCAGCTCGCGCTCCCTCGACGTCTACATCGGCTACCTGCGCCGCAAGACCGAGGAGGGCGGGGCGCCGCGGATCGTGCACACCGTGCGCAACGTCGGGTACACGGTGCGGCCGGCCTGA
- a CDS encoding alpha/beta fold hydrolase — protein MKGTGVLRRAGLVAGAAALLFSTLPAVTAAAAGGTARPTWCPTVEGHRVDCGSATRPLVSGDPALGTVDVAYAVVRHRSPGPAKGTVAVNPGGPGEVAIDRAPVFGEVLRDLLGDHDLLLVDPRGTGRSQRMPCGVTDAEYRLGTREQQRDAVTRCAANLGPRARGYTTAATADDLDAIRARLGVDGLTLYGLSYGTYLMPVYASRHPGHVRNVVLSGAYPLAFDPLNRPGAQAVSLSLRRICERSAARPEAGGRPACDGDKAVRDLAATAAALRERPVDVDVPLEGAAPFRMRLTEGKLAGLVYEGASREVGADPGGPSLLGGLPHALDRFTAGDRGPLLDLVRAEGSTGSAEDQAPYIAVVCNDYRKPWKAAAPLPERWRQYREALAATRPGAFGAFSPAGYLEGPTDGGDVCIGWPRENTAGPQPTHPRMPDVPVLVLSGDLDANTPDANGRQAARQFRDSRFVSVRNTGHVPEMERSGCVVDLSTRFIRTGRTGDTGCAKAVEPISVTPVRR, from the coding sequence ATGAAGGGCACGGGTGTGCTGCGACGGGCGGGACTGGTGGCGGGGGCGGCGGCGCTGCTCTTCTCCACGCTGCCGGCGGTGACGGCCGCGGCGGCGGGCGGCACGGCCCGCCCGACGTGGTGTCCGACCGTCGAGGGGCACCGGGTGGACTGCGGCTCGGCGACCCGCCCCCTGGTGAGCGGCGACCCCGCACTGGGCACGGTCGACGTGGCCTACGCGGTCGTCCGCCACCGCTCCCCCGGTCCCGCCAAGGGGACGGTCGCCGTCAACCCCGGCGGCCCCGGCGAGGTGGCCATCGACCGGGCGCCGGTCTTCGGCGAGGTGCTGAGGGACCTGCTCGGCGACCACGACCTGCTGCTCGTCGACCCCCGGGGCACCGGAAGGTCCCAGCGGATGCCCTGCGGGGTGACCGACGCCGAGTACCGCCTGGGCACCCGTGAGCAGCAGCGCGACGCCGTCACCCGCTGCGCCGCGAACCTGGGGCCGCGCGCCCGGGGCTACACCACGGCCGCCACCGCCGACGACCTCGACGCGATCCGTGCGCGGCTCGGCGTGGACGGACTCACCCTGTACGGGCTGTCGTACGGCACCTACCTGATGCCGGTCTACGCCTCGCGCCACCCCGGGCACGTCCGGAACGTCGTCCTGTCCGGGGCGTACCCGCTCGCCTTCGACCCGCTGAACCGGCCCGGGGCGCAGGCCGTCTCGCTGTCGCTGCGCCGGATCTGCGAGCGCAGCGCCGCCCGTCCCGAGGCCGGGGGCAGGCCCGCCTGCGACGGCGACAAGGCCGTACGGGACCTGGCGGCCACCGCCGCCGCCCTGCGCGAGAGGCCCGTCGACGTGGACGTCCCGCTGGAGGGGGCGGCGCCGTTCCGGATGCGCCTGACGGAGGGCAAGCTCGCCGGCCTCGTCTACGAGGGGGCGAGCCGGGAGGTCGGCGCGGATCCGGGCGGCCCGTCCCTGCTCGGCGGTCTGCCGCACGCCCTGGACCGCTTCACCGCCGGGGACCGCGGGCCGCTGCTGGACCTGGTGCGCGCGGAGGGCTCCACCGGTTCCGCCGAGGACCAGGCCCCGTACATCGCCGTGGTCTGCAACGACTACCGCAAGCCATGGAAGGCCGCGGCTCCGCTGCCCGAGCGGTGGCGCCAGTACCGCGAGGCGCTCGCCGCGACCCGTCCCGGCGCGTTCGGCGCGTTCAGCCCGGCCGGCTATCTGGAGGGCCCCACCGACGGCGGTGACGTCTGCATCGGCTGGCCGCGGGAGAACACCGCCGGGCCCCAGCCGACCCACCCCCGGATGCCCGACGTACCCGTCCTGGTGCTCTCCGGCGACCTCGACGCCAACACCCCCGACGCCAACGGACGGCAGGCCGCCCGGCAGTTCCGCGACAGCCGCTTCGTCTCGGTCCGCAACACCGGGCACGTGCCGGAGATGGAGCGCAGCGGCTGCGTCGTGGACCTCTCCACCCGGTTCATCCGTACCGGCCGCACGGGCGACACCGGCTGCGCGAAGGCCGTCGAGCCGATCTCCGTGACCCCGGTCCGGCGCTGA
- a CDS encoding Rrf2 family transcriptional regulator, protein MSASSRMTVATHTLTWMARVCPQRPGGIVTSEQIAASVATNPVVIRRTLGSLRDAGLVESQRGRGAGWRLARAPESITLRDVHLAVEPDPLIPLHASPPNRDCPVARGIPAVLRGVYDRAEEAMKAELAAVTVADVARATVPGS, encoded by the coding sequence ATGAGCGCGAGCAGCCGGATGACCGTGGCCACGCACACGCTGACCTGGATGGCGCGGGTCTGCCCCCAGCGGCCCGGCGGCATCGTGACCTCCGAGCAGATCGCCGCCAGCGTCGCCACCAACCCCGTCGTCATCCGCCGCACCCTCGGGAGCCTGCGGGACGCCGGGCTGGTGGAGTCGCAGCGGGGGCGGGGCGCGGGCTGGCGGCTGGCCCGCGCCCCCGAATCGATCACGCTGAGGGACGTCCACCTCGCGGTCGAGCCCGACCCGCTGATCCCCCTGCACGCCTCGCCGCCCAACCGGGACTGCCCCGTCGCGCGGGGCATCCCCGCCGTCCTCCGCGGGGTCTACGACCGCGCGGAGGAGGCGATGAAGGCCGAACTGGCGGCCGTCACCGTCGCCGACGTGGCGAGGGCGACGGTTCCCGGAAGCTGA
- a CDS encoding GNAT family N-acetyltransferase has product MKDRTRVITTERLRLRPLTEADADWWVGLHADEEVNRFVGGYTPEQAAARLRAIQDQWERRGHGLCAVELRGTGELIGRSGLNWWEQFDETEIGWTFARAHWGRGYATEAAEAVLAWGFGTLRLQRITAMIHHGNTASTAVASRLGFARLREDTVLDRPCTVFALDREDFASR; this is encoded by the coding sequence ATGAAGGACCGTACGCGAGTGATCACCACGGAACGCCTCCGACTGCGCCCCCTCACCGAAGCCGACGCCGACTGGTGGGTCGGCCTCCACGCCGACGAGGAGGTCAACCGCTTCGTCGGCGGCTACACACCGGAACAGGCCGCGGCCCGCCTGCGCGCGATCCAGGACCAGTGGGAGCGGCGCGGCCACGGACTGTGCGCCGTCGAACTGCGCGGCACCGGCGAGTTGATCGGGCGCAGCGGCCTCAACTGGTGGGAGCAGTTCGACGAGACCGAGATCGGCTGGACCTTCGCCCGCGCCCACTGGGGGCGCGGCTACGCCACCGAAGCGGCCGAGGCGGTGCTCGCGTGGGGCTTCGGGACGCTGCGGCTCCAGCGGATCACCGCCATGATCCATCACGGCAACACCGCCTCCACCGCGGTGGCCTCGCGCCTCGGCTTCGCGCGGCTGCGCGAGGACACCGTCCTGGACCGCCCCTGCACCGTCTTCGCCCTGGACCGGGAGGACTTCGCGTCCCGCTGA
- a CDS encoding NPP1 family protein: MLAARPPHRPGSAPDAEPDQPEAALRTSRHIRHTRRASVAVGAALTLVLAVPQVAFAAPPPALPVNADAVELAFQPAYDYDTDGCYPTPAIGPAGVLNGGLNPTGALNGNCRDASDLANTNGYSRAACNNGWCAVAYALYFEKDQAIPGISLGGHRHDWEHVVVWIQGGEAKYVSTSAHGDFNTYPRDQIRWDGTHPKIVYHKDGVGTHCFRPANGNDEPPENHRGTWQFPALVGWSGYPATLRDKLSQADFGSAHFGLKDGSFASHLAKAKPAGIPFDPNQ; the protein is encoded by the coding sequence ATGCTTGCGGCGCGCCCGCCGCACCGGCCGGGCTCCGCGCCGGACGCCGAACCCGACCAGCCGGAGGCCGCTTTGCGGACGAGTCGTCACATCCGTCACACCCGCAGGGCATCGGTCGCCGTCGGCGCCGCCCTGACCCTGGTCCTCGCCGTGCCGCAGGTGGCCTTCGCGGCTCCGCCCCCGGCCCTGCCCGTGAACGCCGACGCCGTCGAGCTGGCCTTCCAGCCCGCGTACGACTACGACACGGACGGCTGCTACCCGACGCCCGCCATCGGCCCGGCCGGCGTCCTGAACGGCGGCCTCAACCCGACCGGCGCGCTGAACGGGAACTGCCGCGACGCCTCGGACCTCGCCAACACCAACGGCTATTCCCGGGCCGCCTGCAACAACGGCTGGTGTGCCGTGGCGTACGCGCTCTACTTTGAGAAGGACCAGGCCATCCCGGGCATCAGCCTCGGCGGGCACCGCCACGACTGGGAGCACGTGGTGGTGTGGATCCAGGGCGGCGAGGCGAAGTACGTCTCCACCTCCGCCCACGGCGACTTCAACACCTACCCCCGCGACCAGATCCGCTGGGACGGCACCCACCCCAAGATCGTCTACCACAAGGACGGCGTCGGCACGCACTGCTTCCGCCCGGCCAACGGAAACGACGAACCGCCCGAGAACCACCGGGGCACCTGGCAGTTCCCGGCGCTCGTCGGCTGGTCGGGCTATCCCGCGACGCTCCGGGACAAGCTGAGCCAGGCGGACTTCGGCAGCGCGCACTTCGGCCTCAAGGACGGCTCCTTCGCCTCCCACCTGGCGAAGGCCAAGCCGGCGGGCATCCCCTTCGACCCGAACCAGTAG
- the infA gene encoding translation initiation factor IF-1, giving the protein MARTSKGLEIEGTVVECLRNATFTVELQNGHHVLAHISGKIRKHRIRILPFDRVLVEVSTYDLTRGRIMYRYRT; this is encoded by the coding sequence TTGGCAAGAACATCGAAGGGCCTGGAGATCGAGGGCACCGTCGTCGAGTGCCTGCGCAACGCCACCTTCACGGTGGAACTCCAGAACGGGCACCACGTGCTCGCGCACATCAGCGGCAAGATCCGCAAACACCGCATCAGGATCCTGCCGTTCGACCGGGTGCTCGTGGAAGTCAGCACCTATGACCTGACCCGCGGCCGCATCATGTACCGCTACCGGACCTGA
- a CDS encoding GNAT family N-acetyltransferase, producing MDTVIINRVDETRWQALDEGRVVGHGDVSRRPDGRLFVSIDAWRDEAFDRLAAALLADLPAPLHTLVGEADTGLKSRWERAGFTAGRREREYVLPTDPRESGLDPSRTPAGVRILPGTQADADLLRALHRAVREEAEAGPGWRTMPAEVLPRPNGPSPLDPSRFTVAVRDGAYVGLVRVAPVPRRARIGLVAVRAGEHRRGIGRALLAHALGSLHHSGTDSAWAEVDESNTAAITLFEGIGARRTGGNVELVRH from the coding sequence ATGGACACCGTGATCATCAACCGGGTGGACGAGACCCGGTGGCAGGCACTGGACGAGGGCCGGGTCGTCGGCCACGGCGATGTCTCGCGACGGCCCGACGGCCGGCTCTTCGTCAGCATCGACGCGTGGCGGGACGAGGCCTTCGACCGGCTCGCCGCAGCCCTCCTGGCGGACCTTCCGGCCCCTCTCCACACCCTGGTGGGCGAGGCCGACACCGGCCTGAAGTCCCGCTGGGAGCGGGCCGGTTTCACGGCCGGACGCCGTGAGCGCGAGTACGTCCTGCCCACCGACCCGCGCGAGAGCGGACTCGACCCGTCGCGGACACCCGCCGGTGTGCGGATCCTGCCCGGCACGCAGGCGGACGCGGACCTGCTGCGCGCCCTGCACCGGGCGGTCCGCGAGGAGGCCGAGGCCGGTCCCGGCTGGCGGACCATGCCGGCCGAGGTCCTGCCCCGCCCGAACGGGCCGTCGCCGCTGGACCCTTCGAGGTTCACGGTGGCGGTCCGCGACGGCGCGTACGTGGGGCTGGTGCGGGTGGCGCCGGTCCCCCGCCGGGCGCGGATCGGGCTGGTGGCCGTACGCGCCGGCGAGCACCGCCGGGGCATCGGGCGGGCGCTCCTGGCCCACGCGCTGGGCTCGCTGCACCACAGCGGGACCGACTCGGCCTGGGCCGAGGTGGACGAGTCCAACACGGCCGCGATCACGCTGTTCGAGGGCATCGGCGCACGCCGGACGGGCGGCAACGTGGAGCTCGTGCGCCACTGA
- a CDS encoding TIGR03086 family metal-binding protein — protein MNSTTGFDLGPQAAVVAALVAGVPDARLGGPTPCPDYPVGELLGHLAGLAEAFRDAARKDLGPTTDTPPGTAAPRLPADWRERLPRLLGELAEAWRDPAAWSGMTRAGGVDLPGAVAAAVAADELVVHGWDLARATGQDYAPDRVALGVSYDFLLAAAEEDDRGGGVFGPVVPVPDGAPLLDRTVGLSGRAPYWTPSEPS, from the coding sequence ATGAACAGCACGACGGGGTTCGACCTCGGACCGCAGGCGGCCGTCGTCGCCGCACTGGTCGCCGGCGTCCCCGACGCCCGGCTCGGCGGCCCGACCCCCTGCCCCGACTACCCGGTGGGCGAACTGCTGGGCCACCTGGCGGGTTTGGCCGAAGCCTTCCGCGACGCGGCCCGCAAGGACCTGGGCCCCACGACCGACACGCCCCCGGGCACGGCCGCGCCCCGGCTGCCCGCCGACTGGCGCGAGCGGCTGCCGAGGCTGCTCGGCGAGCTGGCCGAGGCCTGGCGGGACCCGGCCGCCTGGAGCGGCATGACCCGCGCGGGCGGCGTCGACCTGCCCGGTGCCGTCGCCGCCGCGGTGGCCGCCGACGAACTGGTCGTCCACGGCTGGGACCTCGCCCGGGCCACCGGCCAGGACTACGCACCCGACCGGGTCGCGCTGGGGGTGTCGTACGACTTCCTGCTCGCGGCCGCCGAGGAGGACGACCGCGGCGGGGGCGTCTTCGGGCCCGTCGTGCCCGTGCCGGACGGCGCCCCGCTGCTGGACCGGACGGTCGGGCTGAGCGGTCGCGCCCCGTACTGGACCCCGTCGGAGCCCTCCTGA
- a CDS encoding sulfotransferase, with protein MRTLTFVVGTGRSGSTALSGIVNAHPDVLSLNELVSSVQSRGFPEGLLAGEAFWRLLADPNPLFERMIRSGAPMPEFVYTRRPGRFSTATTGIPALSLMVLPHLSDDPDGLFDELGKEVRGWPARTAAGHYEALFGLLCARFGSSAVVERSGYSSDRVPLLRRVFPRARFVHLFRDGPDCALSMSRHAGYRLIFLMREILARTGAERVEELTGEQVRSLPPELSALLADRFDPALVLERELPVAGFAALWSEIVVRGVAHLDGVPAPMRTTLAYEDLLDRPREELARLAGFIGVEPLPRWLDAGAARLDAGRRGASLRLPPAGLAALREGCAAGERALAGGRG; from the coding sequence ATGCGCACGCTGACTTTCGTCGTGGGGACGGGCCGCAGCGGGTCGACCGCGCTGTCGGGGATCGTCAACGCGCATCCGGACGTGCTCAGTCTGAACGAGCTGGTGTCCTCGGTGCAGAGCCGGGGGTTTCCCGAAGGCCTCCTGGCGGGTGAGGCGTTCTGGCGGCTGCTGGCCGACCCGAATCCGCTGTTCGAGCGGATGATCCGCAGTGGGGCGCCGATGCCGGAATTCGTCTACACCCGCCGTCCGGGGCGCTTCTCGACCGCTACGACCGGCATCCCGGCGCTGTCCCTGATGGTGCTCCCGCACCTGAGCGACGACCCCGACGGCCTCTTCGACGAGCTGGGGAAGGAGGTGCGCGGGTGGCCGGCCCGCACCGCCGCCGGCCACTACGAGGCACTGTTCGGCTTGCTGTGCGCGCGGTTCGGGTCCTCGGCGGTGGTGGAGCGGTCGGGCTACTCGTCGGACCGGGTGCCGCTGCTGCGCCGGGTGTTCCCGCGGGCACGCTTCGTCCACCTGTTCCGGGACGGGCCGGACTGCGCGCTGTCCATGAGCAGGCACGCGGGATACCGGCTGATCTTCCTGATGCGGGAGATCCTGGCCCGGACGGGGGCCGAGCGCGTGGAGGAGCTGACCGGGGAACAGGTCCGGTCCCTGCCGCCCGAACTGTCCGCGCTGCTGGCGGACCGCTTCGATCCGGCGCTGGTGCTGGAACGGGAGCTGCCGGTGGCGGGTTTCGCGGCGCTGTGGTCGGAGATCGTCGTCCGGGGCGTGGCGCACCTCGACGGGGTTCCGGCGCCGATGCGCACCACGCTGGCCTACGAGGACCTGCTCGACCGGCCCCGCGAGGAGCTCGCGAGGCTGGCCGGCTTCATCGGCGTCGAGCCCCTCCCCCGGTGGCTCGACGCGGGTGCCGCGCGGCTGGACGCCGGCCGGCGGGGCGCGTCGCTGCGGCTGCCGCCGGCCGGACTGGCGGCGCTGCGGGAGGGGTGCGCCGCCGGCGAGCGGGCCCTGGCGGGGGGCCGGGGGTAG
- a CDS encoding sensor histidine kinase: MAPEGPPTPPPPARRRRTVRLRTMLVCLAVVPTVAMGAQVTVTAQRLLAQSEHLRADVEAGERIGVPLVGLMTELQAERAVTAARWAGSSVADEALRERRAATDRAAAEFRKIVGSGVGAPGSSGQGEGRLAAVSGRLDLLASYRKRVDAHSGSAEQAVGYYTGVIDDIIRAYQDEFSHAEDAEIAQESRPAVALFSAAEMVAREDTALTLAGPSRELASTSFSQFLDAVGTHRYLYDTWIVPYLPPAELTAYDRLTGSEAWQTKLRVENAVIANHKDTATGVKLPADVDEWPAAHHGFAPRLAALTTARAQSVLAHADAKAAGLQTEVYWLVGASGGTLLLVTAVVVLTTRSVLRRLSRLHTRTVAIAEETLPEVVARLQRGEPVDTGALPAVHGREDEVGQIADAFARVVAVSVDGHRQLAAERHGFGLFASGIASRTGNLVSRQLGLTEELQDTFGHDEALLAQLMRSDQLTVGMRRQIENLLILAGGEIPDPHTEPMRVADLLREAAAEVEDFRRIERQALDEASVRPHVISQISHLLAELLDNATRFSPPRSKVVVRAELVADGLSVEIEDRGPRVSAAGYEAMNERLHSAPPFSVLAENAHRLGLFVVGHLADQLEARVTLRRSVYGGTAAVVILPGGLLLPAQAKAPAPRPAEPRPLPERTPRPAVVRGPVPTPVPEPVPEAAPVPAADAPVALAPAPPQRPAAAAATPAPGPGARPALPERVPQTHLTRQLRGPRAPEPAAGRDPETPEEVADAWADYEEGTKKVEAELGADQP, encoded by the coding sequence ATGGCCCCCGAAGGACCGCCAACCCCGCCGCCCCCGGCCCGGCGCCGCCGCACCGTGCGCCTGCGCACGATGCTGGTCTGCCTGGCCGTCGTCCCGACCGTGGCGATGGGGGCCCAGGTCACCGTGACCGCCCAGCGGTTGCTCGCCCAGTCGGAGCACCTGCGCGCCGACGTGGAGGCCGGCGAACGGATCGGCGTACCGCTGGTCGGGCTGATGACGGAGCTGCAGGCCGAGCGGGCGGTGACGGCCGCACGGTGGGCGGGATCCTCCGTGGCCGACGAAGCGCTGCGCGAGCGGCGGGCCGCGACGGACCGCGCCGCGGCGGAGTTCCGCAAGATCGTCGGCAGCGGCGTGGGCGCCCCGGGGAGTTCCGGTCAGGGAGAGGGGCGCCTGGCCGCCGTGAGCGGGCGGCTCGACCTGCTCGCCTCCTACCGCAAGCGCGTGGACGCGCACAGCGGCAGCGCGGAACAGGCCGTCGGCTACTACACCGGCGTGATCGACGACATCATCCGCGCCTACCAGGACGAATTCAGCCACGCCGAGGACGCCGAGATCGCGCAGGAGAGCAGGCCCGCCGTGGCCCTCTTCTCCGCCGCCGAGATGGTCGCCCGCGAGGACACGGCCCTCACGCTAGCGGGCCCCTCCCGCGAACTGGCGTCCACCAGCTTCTCCCAGTTCCTCGACGCCGTCGGCACCCACCGCTACTTGTACGACACCTGGATCGTGCCGTACCTGCCGCCCGCCGAACTGACCGCTTACGACAGGCTCACCGGCTCGGAAGCCTGGCAGACCAAGCTCCGCGTCGAGAACGCCGTCATCGCCAACCACAAGGACACCGCGACCGGCGTGAAACTGCCCGCGGACGTCGACGAGTGGCCCGCCGCGCACCACGGCTTCGCCCCCCGGCTGGCCGCACTCACCACGGCCCGGGCCCAGAGCGTGCTCGCGCACGCCGACGCGAAGGCCGCCGGGCTCCAGACCGAGGTCTACTGGCTGGTCGGGGCCAGCGGCGGCACCCTGCTGCTGGTCACCGCGGTCGTCGTCCTCACCACGCGGTCGGTGCTGCGCCGCCTCAGCCGCCTGCACACCCGCACGGTCGCCATCGCCGAGGAGACCCTGCCCGAGGTGGTGGCCCGGCTCCAGCGCGGCGAGCCCGTCGACACCGGGGCACTGCCCGCCGTACACGGACGCGAGGACGAGGTCGGCCAGATCGCCGACGCCTTCGCCCGCGTCGTCGCCGTGTCCGTCGACGGGCACCGGCAACTCGCGGCCGAGCGGCACGGCTTCGGCCTCTTCGCCTCCGGCATCGCCTCGCGCACCGGGAACCTCGTCAGCCGCCAGCTCGGCCTGACCGAGGAGCTCCAGGACACCTTCGGCCACGACGAGGCGCTCCTGGCCCAGTTGATGCGGTCCGACCAGCTGACGGTGGGGATGCGGCGGCAGATCGAGAACCTGCTCATCCTCGCCGGCGGCGAGATCCCGGACCCGCACACCGAACCCATGCGCGTCGCCGACCTGCTGCGCGAGGCCGCCGCGGAGGTCGAGGACTTCCGGCGCATCGAACGGCAGGCGCTGGACGAGGCCAGCGTACGGCCGCACGTGATCAGCCAGATCAGCCACCTGCTGGCGGAACTGCTGGACAACGCCACCCGGTTCTCGCCTCCCCGGTCGAAGGTCGTCGTCCGCGCCGAACTCGTCGCCGACGGCCTCTCGGTCGAGATCGAGGACCGCGGACCGCGCGTATCGGCCGCCGGCTACGAGGCCATGAACGAACGCCTGCACTCGGCGCCGCCGTTCTCCGTCCTCGCCGAGAACGCCCACCGGCTCGGCCTCTTCGTCGTGGGCCACCTGGCCGACCAGCTCGAGGCCCGTGTCACGCTGCGCCGCTCGGTGTACGGGGGCACGGCCGCCGTGGTCATCCTGCCGGGCGGCCTGCTGCTCCCGGCCCAGGCGAAGGCCCCGGCGCCGCGACCGGCCGAGCCGAGGCCGCTGCCCGAACGGACCCCGCGCCCCGCCGTCGTACGCGGCCCCGTACCCACACCCGTACCGGAGCCCGTACCCGAGGCCGCGCCCGTACCCGCCGCCGACGCCCCGGTGGCCCTCGCGCCCGCCCCGCCGCAGCGCCCCGCGGCCGCCGCGGCCACCCCCGCGCCCGGACCCGGCGCGCGGCCGGCCCTGCCCGAGCGCGTCCCGCAGACCCACCTCACCCGGCAGCTCCGGGGCCCGCGCGCCCCGGAACCGGCGGCCGGCCGGGACCCGGAGACACCCGAAGAGGTGGCCGACGCCTGGGCCGACTACGAAGAGGGGACCAAGAAAGTGGAAGCAGAGCTCGGAGCGGACCAGCCATGA